One genomic segment of Stenotrophomonas sp. 704A1 includes these proteins:
- the gnd gene encoding phosphogluconate dehydrogenase (NAD(+)-dependent, decarboxylating), with protein MDIAMIGLGRMGANMAQRLHRGGHRVVGYDPGEGARQRAAEAGLEVVDSLAAAVAALPLPRVVWLMVPAGETVDQTLGQLTPHLAEGDIVIDGGNSNYQDSIRRAKALAENDLGYVDCGTSGGVWGLQEGYSLMVGGDAAVVEQIAPLLRTLAPAEDRGWARVGPSGAGHFTKMVHNGIEYGMMQAYAEGFALMERKQELALDLAQVAEVWRHGSVVRSWLLDLSTEALKRNPSLEGIAPYVEDSGEGRWTVAEAIALDVPAPVITLSLLERLRSREANSFTDRLLSAMRNEFGGHAVKKS; from the coding sequence ATGGATATTGCAATGATCGGCCTCGGCCGGATGGGCGCCAACATGGCCCAGCGCCTGCACCGCGGTGGCCACCGCGTGGTCGGCTACGACCCGGGCGAAGGCGCGCGCCAGCGTGCGGCCGAGGCCGGGCTGGAGGTGGTCGATTCGCTGGCGGCGGCGGTGGCCGCGCTGCCGCTGCCGCGGGTGGTGTGGCTGATGGTGCCGGCCGGCGAGACCGTCGACCAGACGCTGGGGCAGTTGACCCCGCACCTGGCCGAGGGGGACATCGTCATCGACGGCGGAAACTCCAATTACCAGGACTCGATCCGCCGTGCCAAGGCGCTGGCCGAGAATGACCTGGGGTACGTCGATTGCGGGACCAGCGGTGGCGTATGGGGCCTGCAGGAAGGCTACAGCCTGATGGTCGGTGGCGATGCGGCGGTGGTCGAGCAGATCGCGCCGTTGCTGCGCACGCTGGCCCCGGCCGAGGATCGCGGCTGGGCCCGTGTCGGTCCGTCCGGCGCCGGCCACTTCACCAAGATGGTCCACAACGGCATCGAGTACGGAATGATGCAGGCCTATGCCGAAGGCTTCGCGCTGATGGAGCGCAAGCAGGAGCTGGCGCTGGACCTGGCCCAGGTGGCCGAGGTGTGGCGCCACGGCAGCGTGGTGCGTTCGTGGCTGCTGGACCTGAGCACCGAAGCCTTGAAGCGCAATCCGTCGCTGGAGGGCATCGCACCCTACGTGGAAGATTCCGGTGAAGGGCGCTGGACCGTGGCCGAAGCCATCGCACTGGATGTACCGGCGCCGGTGATCACCCTGTCGCTGCTGGAGCGCCTGCGCTCGCGTGAAGCCAACTCGTTCACCGACCGCCTGCTGTCGGCGATGCGCAACGAGTTCGGCGGCCACGCCGTCAAGAAGTCGTAG
- the lipB gene encoding lipoyl(octanoyl) transferase LipB, which translates to MDGVAASCPADAPAPGARPPRPARVRDLGRQAYEPVWHAMQRFTDQRDEDTLDELWVVEHDPVFTLGQAGKVEHVLAPGDIPVVHVDRGGQVTYHGPGQIVIYPLLRLPRLGIGVRDYVCRIEQAIIDTLAEWNIGAERLDGAPGVYVGGAKIAALGIRVRRGCTFHGLAFNVAMDLDPFHRINPCGYEGLQVTTVLDLGGPSGMDAVKPVLLDHLARQFGLLLQPVPELPDLSAAA; encoded by the coding sequence GTGGACGGTGTAGCCGCAAGCTGCCCTGCCGACGCCCCGGCCCCCGGAGCGCGTCCGCCGCGCCCGGCGCGGGTGCGTGACCTCGGGCGCCAGGCCTATGAACCGGTCTGGCACGCCATGCAGCGTTTCACCGACCAGCGCGACGAGGACACCCTCGACGAGCTGTGGGTGGTGGAGCACGACCCGGTGTTCACCCTGGGCCAGGCCGGCAAGGTCGAACACGTGCTGGCCCCGGGCGACATCCCGGTGGTGCACGTGGACCGCGGCGGCCAGGTGACCTACCACGGCCCCGGCCAGATCGTGATCTACCCGCTGCTGCGCCTGCCGCGGCTGGGCATCGGCGTGCGCGACTACGTCTGCCGCATCGAACAGGCCATCATCGACACCCTGGCCGAGTGGAACATCGGTGCCGAACGTCTCGACGGCGCCCCCGGTGTCTATGTGGGCGGGGCCAAGATCGCCGCGCTCGGCATCCGCGTGCGCCGTGGCTGCACGTTCCATGGCCTGGCGTTCAACGTGGCCATGGACCTGGACCCCTTCCACCGCATCAACCCCTGTGGCTACGAAGGGTTGCAGGTGACCACGGTGCTAGACTTGGGAGGACCGTCCGGGATGGACGCCGTCAAGCCGGTGCTGCTGGACCACCTGGCCCGCCAGTTCGGCCTGCTGCTGCAGCCGGTGCCGGAACTGCCCGATCTCTCTGCGGCCGCCTGA
- a CDS encoding DUF2242 domain-containing protein, whose product MRASLVSASLLAATSALALAACGGRAADSTLLRESFDSGDTFSRTVDGRPAEACEAARRTLLSQGYAIARSDDAQVEGNKNFQPREDDHEQLVLRVSCAPRGSQALVFVSAVQDRYALKKSPTSASVGVGALGSVSLPFGSNDDSLVKVASSTVTDAAFYRRFFERLQQYLPVAAAPPAPAVDEPAAGTPAATEPVPEPAAPADQG is encoded by the coding sequence ATGCGGGCCTCCCTCGTTTCCGCATCCCTGCTGGCTGCGACCAGCGCCCTGGCGCTGGCCGCCTGTGGTGGCCGCGCCGCCGACAGCACCCTCCTGCGCGAGTCGTTCGACTCGGGCGACACCTTCTCGCGCACCGTCGATGGGCGCCCGGCCGAAGCCTGCGAGGCGGCGCGCCGCACGCTGCTCAGCCAGGGCTATGCCATCGCGCGCTCGGATGATGCCCAGGTGGAAGGCAACAAGAACTTCCAGCCGCGCGAGGACGATCACGAACAGCTGGTGCTGCGCGTCTCCTGCGCGCCACGCGGCAGCCAGGCCCTGGTGTTCGTCAGTGCCGTGCAGGACCGCTACGCGCTGAAGAAGAGCCCGACCTCGGCCAGCGTGGGCGTGGGCGCGCTGGGCTCGGTCTCGCTGCCGTTCGGCAGCAACGACGATTCGCTGGTGAAGGTGGCCAGCAGCACGGTTACCGATGCAGCGTTCTACCGCCGGTTCTTCGAGCGCCTGCAGCAGTATCTGCCGGTTGCCGCGGCGCCGCCGGCGCCTGCCGTGGATGAACCGGCTGCGGGCACGCCCGCCGCCACCGAACCGGTACCGGAACCGGCCGCGCCCGCGGACCAGGGCTGA
- a CDS encoding response regulator has protein sequence MTTLRTILLAEDSPADAEMAIDALQEARLANPIVHVEDGVEVMDYLLRRGAFASREEGLPAVLLLDIKMPRMDGLEVLRQIREHDELKRLPVVILSSSREESDLARSWDMGVNAYVVKPVDVDQFFGAVQTLGKFWALINQAPEIE, from the coding sequence ATGACCACACTGCGCACCATCCTCCTTGCCGAAGACAGCCCGGCCGATGCCGAGATGGCGATCGACGCCCTGCAGGAAGCCCGCCTGGCCAACCCCATCGTGCACGTCGAGGACGGCGTGGAAGTGATGGACTACCTGCTGCGCCGTGGCGCCTTTGCCAGCCGCGAAGAAGGCCTGCCGGCCGTGCTGCTGCTGGATATCAAGATGCCACGCATGGATGGCCTGGAAGTGCTGCGGCAGATCCGCGAGCACGATGAGCTGAAGCGGCTGCCGGTGGTGATCCTGTCGTCCTCGCGCGAGGAAAGCGACCTGGCGCGCAGCTGGGACATGGGCGTGAATGCCTACGTGGTCAAGCCGGTGGACGTGGACCAGTTCTTCGGCGCGGTGCAGACCCTGGGCAAGTTCTGGGCACTGATCAACCAGGCGCCGGAGATCGAGTAA
- the lipA gene encoding lipoyl synthase gives MTETTARTIPLQIVQAELPSTAPLQAGVKQMGGDKINRSPVQFADVPVLRKPSWIRVRIPSGNAVQNLKAKLRENRLVTVCEEASCPNIHECFGHGTATFMILGEVCTRRCSFCDVAHGRPKPPDANEPASLGQTVADMGLKYVVVTSVDRDDLRDGGAQHFVDCITAIREKSPGTRIEVLTPDFRGKGRMERALEILAQNPPDVFNHNIETVPDLYRNVRPGADYQWSLNLLKNFKAQHPEVPTKSGIMLGLGEDFEQIQATMRDLRAHNVDMITIGQYLQPTAHHHPVLKYWTPDDYKALEDYGYALGFSHVASGPMVRSSYHADVQAKGAGVR, from the coding sequence ATGACTGAAACCACCGCCCGCACCATTCCCCTGCAGATCGTGCAGGCCGAGCTTCCGTCCACCGCGCCGTTGCAGGCCGGGGTCAAGCAGATGGGTGGCGACAAGATCAACCGCTCGCCGGTGCAGTTCGCCGACGTGCCGGTGCTGCGCAAGCCATCGTGGATCCGTGTGCGCATTCCGTCGGGCAACGCGGTGCAGAACCTGAAGGCCAAGCTGCGCGAAAACCGCCTGGTGACGGTGTGCGAGGAAGCCAGCTGCCCGAACATCCACGAATGCTTCGGCCACGGCACCGCCACCTTCATGATCCTGGGCGAGGTCTGCACCCGCCGCTGCTCGTTCTGCGACGTGGCCCACGGCCGCCCCAAGCCGCCCGATGCCAACGAGCCGGCCAGCCTGGGCCAGACCGTGGCCGACATGGGCCTGAAGTACGTGGTGGTCACCAGCGTGGACCGCGATGACCTGCGTGACGGCGGTGCCCAGCACTTCGTCGACTGCATCACCGCCATCCGCGAGAAGTCGCCGGGCACCCGCATCGAAGTGCTGACCCCGGATTTCCGCGGCAAGGGCCGCATGGAGCGCGCGCTGGAGATCCTGGCGCAGAACCCGCCGGATGTGTTCAACCACAACATCGAGACCGTGCCGGACCTGTACCGCAACGTGCGCCCGGGTGCGGACTACCAGTGGTCGCTGAACCTGCTGAAGAACTTCAAGGCCCAGCACCCGGAGGTGCCGACCAAGAGCGGCATCATGCTGGGCCTGGGCGAGGATTTCGAACAGATCCAGGCCACCATGCGCGACCTGCGCGCGCACAACGTGGACATGATCACCATCGGCCAGTACCTGCAGCCGACCGCGCACCACCACCCGGTGCTGAAGTACTGGACCCCGGACGACTACAAGGCGCTGGAAGACTACGGCTACGCGCTGGGCTTCAGCCACGTGGCGTCGGGCCCGATGGTGCGCTCGTCGTACCACGCCGACGTGCAGGCCAAGGGCGCCGGCGTCCGGTAA
- a CDS encoding BON domain-containing protein: MTTTTRTLLASALTLGLALSSSAAFAQDAGAKKTDHSAMTHADRHDSNEPVTDSWITTKVKADLLATSNVPGTEVKVETVNGVVSLSGTVATQAERDKAVATAKGIKGVTRVDAAALKVSAAAKR; the protein is encoded by the coding sequence ATGACTACCACGACCCGTACGCTGTTGGCTTCCGCCCTGACCCTGGGCCTGGCGCTGTCCTCCTCGGCTGCGTTCGCCCAGGATGCCGGTGCCAAGAAGACCGATCATTCGGCCATGACCCATGCTGATCGCCACGACTCCAACGAGCCGGTGACCGACAGCTGGATCACCACCAAGGTGAAGGCCGACCTGCTTGCCACCAGCAATGTGCCGGGCACCGAAGTGAAGGTGGAAACGGTCAATGGCGTGGTCAGCCTGAGCGGCACCGTGGCCACCCAGGCCGAGCGCGACAAGGCTGTTGCCACCGCCAAGGGCATCAAGGGCGTGACCCGCGTCGACGCCGCCGCGCTGAAGGTCAGCGCCGCCGCCAAGCGCTGA
- a CDS encoding oxidoreductase, whose translation MRPDLQLALIGYGLAGRVFHAPLIQHTPGLALHSIVSSQRDTLLRTFSEVHVRATPQAVFDDPAVDAVVIATPNAQHAPLAIAALAAGKHVLVDKPFALDVAEAERVLAAARGAGRVVTVFQNRRFDADFLTLQSLLAEGVLGDIAECHAHFDRYRPQVRERWREQDGPGSGLWYDLAPHLLDQMLVLFGWPQAIDADLAVQREGGSGVDYFHAALHYPRHRAIVHAGSLVAAPAPHFAVHGTRASWIKHGLDVQEAQLRRGIAPGAPGWGIDPRHGELLHCDAEDTVQRSTVDNLPGDYRRLYADFAAAMHGDGHATVSPLQAVQLMRLLQAGMDSAREGRRIALQ comes from the coding sequence ATGCGCCCCGACCTGCAACTTGCCCTGATCGGCTATGGCCTCGCCGGCCGCGTCTTTCATGCGCCCCTGATCCAGCACACCCCCGGGCTGGCGCTGCACAGCATCGTCAGTTCGCAGCGCGACACCCTGCTGCGCACATTCAGCGAGGTGCATGTGCGCGCCACGCCGCAGGCGGTGTTCGACGACCCGGCAGTGGATGCAGTGGTGATCGCCACCCCCAACGCGCAGCATGCGCCGCTGGCCATCGCCGCATTGGCCGCCGGCAAGCATGTGCTGGTGGACAAACCGTTCGCACTGGATGTGGCCGAAGCCGAGCGCGTGCTGGCCGCCGCGCGTGGCGCCGGGCGGGTGGTGACGGTGTTCCAGAACCGGCGTTTCGACGCCGACTTCCTCACCCTGCAGTCGCTGCTGGCCGAAGGCGTGCTGGGCGACATCGCCGAATGCCACGCGCACTTCGACCGGTACCGGCCACAGGTGCGCGAGCGCTGGCGCGAGCAGGACGGCCCCGGCAGCGGCCTGTGGTACGACCTCGCCCCGCACCTGCTGGACCAGATGCTGGTGCTGTTCGGCTGGCCGCAGGCGATCGATGCGGATCTGGCAGTGCAGCGCGAAGGCGGCAGCGGCGTCGATTACTTCCACGCAGCGCTGCACTACCCCCGCCATCGCGCGATCGTGCATGCCGGTTCGCTGGTCGCAGCGCCTGCACCGCACTTCGCCGTGCATGGCACCCGCGCCAGCTGGATCAAGCACGGCCTGGACGTGCAGGAAGCGCAGCTGCGCCGCGGTATCGCACCGGGCGCACCGGGCTGGGGCATCGACCCGCGCCACGGCGAGCTGCTGCACTGCGATGCCGAGGACACCGTGCAACGCAGCACGGTGGACAATCTGCCGGGCGACTACCGGCGGCTGTATGCCGACTTCGCCGCGGCGATGCACGGCGATGGCCACGCCACGGTGAGTCCGCTGCAGGCCGTGCAGTTGATGCGGCTGCTGCAGGCCGGCATGGACAGCGCGCGCGAGGGCCGGCGGATCGCTCTGCAGTGA
- a CDS encoding lipid A deacylase LpxR family protein, translating to MRPFALFGLSGLLATALPLSAYAADQCGPDAMREHPPQVNFRVDNDLFGGRHQDQGYTNGAQLTLVSPNLVDYTDDPCLPKLARWVNRHLERLHPGEFEQQNMIFSLSQGIFTPTDFTRKDLIEDDRPYAGVLVASFGYNARSGDRLQTTQLTLGVVGPWAQGRQVQNAVHDVLGDEKFQGWDNQLHNEPVFMLTHERMRRWPGDASSNADGWGWDAISHYGGSIGNLETKANIGGEVRFGWKLPDDFGSTPLRPAGENTAPTRGGKPSGWSWHLFATTDAAWVIRDITLDGNTFRNSHSVDKRHIVAYGGYGVAVMRGRWKFAVARYHSTREFNGQREAPVFGSFTISRSL from the coding sequence ATGCGTCCTTTCGCACTGTTTGGCCTGTCCGGCCTGCTGGCCACCGCCCTGCCCCTTTCTGCCTACGCCGCCGACCAGTGCGGCCCCGACGCGATGCGGGAGCATCCGCCGCAGGTCAACTTCCGTGTTGACAACGACCTGTTCGGTGGCCGCCACCAGGACCAGGGCTACACCAACGGCGCCCAGCTCACCCTGGTCTCGCCCAATCTGGTGGACTACACCGACGACCCCTGCCTGCCGAAGCTGGCGCGCTGGGTGAACCGGCACCTGGAACGCCTGCACCCGGGTGAGTTCGAGCAGCAGAACATGATCTTCAGCCTGTCCCAGGGCATCTTCACCCCGACCGATTTCACCCGGAAGGACCTGATCGAAGACGATCGGCCGTATGCCGGCGTGCTGGTGGCCAGCTTCGGCTACAACGCACGCAGTGGCGACCGCCTGCAGACCACCCAGCTGACCCTGGGCGTGGTCGGCCCATGGGCGCAGGGCCGGCAGGTGCAGAACGCGGTGCATGACGTGCTGGGCGACGAGAAGTTCCAGGGCTGGGACAACCAGCTGCACAACGAACCGGTGTTCATGCTCACCCACGAGCGCATGCGGCGTTGGCCCGGCGATGCCAGCAGCAACGCCGATGGCTGGGGCTGGGATGCGATCAGCCACTACGGCGGCTCGATCGGCAACCTGGAAACCAAGGCGAACATCGGCGGCGAGGTGCGCTTCGGCTGGAAGCTGCCCGACGATTTCGGCAGCACCCCGCTGCGCCCGGCCGGCGAGAACACCGCACCCACCCGTGGCGGCAAGCCCAGTGGCTGGTCGTGGCACCTGTTTGCTACCACCGATGCGGCCTGGGTGATCCGCGATATCACCCTGGACGGCAATACCTTCCGCAACAGCCACAGCGTGGACAAGCGCCACATCGTGGCCTATGGCGGCTACGGCGTGGCGGTGATGCGCGGCCGCTGGAAGTTCGCGGTGGCCCGCTACCACAGCACCCGCGAGTTCAACGGCCAGCGCGAAGCCCCGGTCTTCGGCAGCTTCACCATCAGCCGTTCGCTGTAA
- a CDS encoding sensor histidine kinase, whose protein sequence is MALVFSDDIWDRWRLPALALAAAAIIVVPWLTLRKLQQDSEQAMAWVTHTQQVGTALQQLQTDVRDIESAALTLSKGVDAPGLRERMAKANDIPDQLAALGRMTRDNPDQLIRIGRIQSMLEGRMGVARELARSEPNSDQRELVQDLSTRYPIRGLVEELQASEQALLAQRAEQAARQQRQTNFVSWSSLVVQLALLGLVLWLLQRQIGRRLLAERQSLRAAARAASVLQTVREPIVLLDRELRVQLHNPAFSELYGLQDERADGLLLENVGEGAWRDPVVRQRLADVLLRGRELWDFEHEQRAADGMARYMLLNARRMPLPDSDDEVVLLTVSDVTVQRAVQLRVEELNRQLEGKVAQVSEVNRELEAFSYSVSHDLRAPLRHVAGFSDKLARHLGEAADEKSQHYLGVISSSARRMATLIDDLLVYSRLGRVAMRQQTVDMQTLVADTRAMLDANLQSEAESSGQAHQLEWNIAPLPIVVGDENMLRQVWLNLLGNAVKYSANREPARIRVDYQQQPDGGHQFTVSDNGAGFDMAYAGKLFGVFQRLHKASDYAGTGIGLASVRRVLTRHGGRIWAEAEPDVGATFHFYLPPVIDADKQGPIA, encoded by the coding sequence ATGGCGCTGGTTTTCAGTGACGACATCTGGGATCGCTGGCGACTGCCTGCCCTGGCATTGGCGGCGGCCGCCATCATCGTGGTGCCGTGGTTGACCCTGCGCAAACTGCAGCAGGACAGCGAACAGGCCATGGCCTGGGTCACCCATACCCAGCAGGTCGGTACTGCCCTGCAGCAACTGCAGACCGATGTACGCGATATCGAATCGGCGGCGCTCACGCTGTCCAAGGGCGTGGATGCCCCCGGGCTGCGCGAACGCATGGCCAAGGCCAACGACATCCCCGACCAGCTGGCCGCGCTGGGACGCATGACCCGGGACAACCCGGACCAGCTGATCCGCATCGGCCGCATCCAGTCGATGCTGGAAGGACGGATGGGGGTTGCCCGGGAACTGGCGCGCTCGGAACCCAACAGTGATCAGCGCGAACTGGTGCAGGACCTCAGCACGCGTTATCCGATCCGCGGACTGGTGGAGGAACTGCAGGCCAGCGAGCAGGCGTTGCTGGCACAGCGCGCCGAACAGGCGGCGCGGCAGCAGCGGCAGACCAACTTCGTATCGTGGAGTTCGCTGGTGGTGCAGCTGGCGCTGCTCGGCCTGGTGCTGTGGCTGCTGCAGCGGCAGATCGGCCGTCGCCTGCTGGCCGAGCGGCAATCGCTGCGCGCGGCCGCGCGGGCGGCCTCGGTGCTGCAGACCGTGCGCGAACCGATCGTGCTGCTGGACCGCGAACTGCGCGTGCAGCTGCACAACCCGGCGTTCTCCGAGCTGTACGGCCTGCAGGACGAACGTGCCGATGGCCTGCTGCTGGAGAACGTGGGCGAGGGTGCGTGGCGCGATCCGGTGGTGCGCCAGCGCCTGGCCGATGTGCTGCTGCGTGGGCGCGAGCTGTGGGATTTCGAACACGAGCAGCGCGCCGCCGATGGCATGGCGCGCTACATGCTGTTGAATGCACGGCGCATGCCGCTGCCCGACAGCGATGACGAGGTGGTGCTGCTGACCGTGAGCGATGTGACCGTGCAGCGCGCGGTGCAGCTGCGGGTGGAAGAACTCAACCGCCAGCTGGAAGGCAAGGTCGCGCAGGTCTCGGAGGTGAACCGTGAGCTGGAGGCATTCAGCTATTCGGTCTCGCACGATCTGCGCGCCCCGCTGCGTCACGTTGCCGGCTTCTCCGACAAGCTGGCGCGCCACCTGGGCGAGGCGGCCGACGAGAAGAGCCAGCACTACCTGGGAGTGATCTCCAGTTCAGCACGGCGCATGGCGACGCTGATCGACGATCTGCTGGTGTATTCGCGGCTGGGGCGCGTGGCGATGCGCCAGCAGACGGTGGACATGCAGACACTGGTGGCCGACACCCGCGCCATGCTGGATGCCAACCTGCAATCCGAGGCGGAAAGCAGCGGCCAGGCGCACCAGCTGGAGTGGAACATCGCGCCGCTGCCGATCGTGGTGGGCGATGAGAACATGCTGCGCCAGGTCTGGCTGAACCTGCTGGGCAACGCGGTGAAATACTCGGCCAACCGCGAGCCGGCCAGGATCCGCGTGGACTACCAGCAGCAGCCTGACGGCGGCCATCAGTTCACGGTCAGCGACAATGGTGCAGGCTTTGACATGGCGTACGCCGGCAAGCTGTTCGGTGTGTTCCAGCGCCTGCACAAGGCCAGCGACTACGCAGGCACGGGTATCGGCCTGGCCAGCGTGCGCCGGGTACTGACCCGGCATGGCGGCCGCATCTGGGCCGAAGCCGAACCGGACGTCGGTGCCACCTTCCACTTCTATCTTCCTCCCGTGATCGACGCGGACAAACAAGGCCCCATCGCATGA
- a CDS encoding YbeD family protein codes for MEIKSDNPEHGFQFPGQFELSAMGPANRGLEHELPRLLLAAGVDVVNERISWKHSSNGKYVSVRLVFKADNREQYDVAHQALRDHPEVKWTV; via the coding sequence ATGGAAATCAAGTCCGACAATCCCGAACACGGCTTCCAGTTCCCCGGTCAGTTCGAGCTCAGCGCGATGGGCCCGGCCAACCGCGGTCTGGAACATGAGCTCCCCCGCCTGCTGCTGGCTGCTGGCGTTGACGTGGTGAACGAACGCATCAGCTGGAAGCATTCGTCCAACGGCAAGTACGTCTCGGTCCGCCTGGTCTTCAAGGCCGACAACCGCGAGCAGTACGACGTGGCCCACCAGGCCCTGCGCGACCACCCGGAAGTGAAGTGGACGGTGTAG
- a CDS encoding carboxy terminal-processing peptidase, whose translation MKFKAPAFLIALALVAPLALAAKADSPALPAAATADQVTTSKLVYGLLSDSRYAYRPRALDEATSKDVFKRYLETLDGGKQYFTQADVARFAPFQANIANAIRGGELEPAFEVFAVYKQRVGERVAYARKLLKQEPDFSTDERFEYDRKDVPWAASNAELDELWRKSVKNDWLRLKLAGKKPDDIRKTLDKRYATLEKSVNELKGEDTFQFFLNAYTSAVDPHTDYFTPRTAENFNQAMSLSLEGIGAQLQRQDDVVVIREIIAGGPAAVDGTLKPGDRIVGVGQGTSGVVEDVIGWRIDDVVAKIRGAKDTQVKLEFIPAEAGVDGKHHTLVLTRQKVRLAEQAAKGETMTIPASNGEPARKVGVIKLPTFYQDFEGRRRNATDYASATRDVAKLLAGFKNDKLDGVVLDLRNNGGGSLDEAIELTGLFIEQGPVVQVRESGGRVTVNSDRNQGVAWDGPLAVLINRGSASASEIFAGAIQDYGRGLVIGETSFGKGTVQNIVDLDRWPSGETQRFGQVKLTIAQFFRISGSSTQHKGVVPDLAFPASVDATEFGESTYDNALPWTRIAAVPHTQYGNFAPLLPKLETRHDARIVTDKEFQWWNEDVQQFRSEAAKKYVSLNEATRRAERERQDAQRKERQIVRKELGLALDPLADDSSDDGLTGNERDIVKDAAREKAAEKRPDPLLRESASILADAVNLLEADRPLSAQVLPQSTAAGRWAD comes from the coding sequence ATGAAATTCAAAGCCCCCGCATTCCTGATCGCCCTGGCGCTGGTCGCGCCGCTGGCGCTGGCGGCCAAGGCCGACTCGCCGGCGTTGCCGGCCGCGGCAACCGCCGACCAGGTGACCACCTCCAAGCTGGTGTATGGCCTGCTGTCCGACAGCCGCTACGCCTACCGCCCGCGCGCGCTCGATGAAGCCACGTCCAAGGATGTGTTCAAGCGCTACCTGGAGACGCTGGACGGTGGCAAGCAGTACTTCACCCAGGCCGACGTGGCCCGCTTCGCGCCGTTCCAGGCCAACATCGCCAACGCCATCCGCGGCGGCGAGCTGGAACCGGCCTTCGAGGTGTTCGCGGTGTACAAGCAGCGCGTCGGCGAGCGGGTGGCCTATGCGCGCAAGCTGCTGAAGCAGGAACCGGACTTCAGCACCGACGAGCGTTTCGAGTACGACCGCAAGGACGTGCCGTGGGCCGCCAGCAATGCCGAGCTGGACGAGCTGTGGCGCAAATCGGTCAAGAATGACTGGCTGCGCCTGAAACTGGCCGGCAAGAAGCCGGATGACATCCGCAAGACGCTGGACAAGCGTTACGCCACGCTGGAAAAGTCGGTGAACGAACTGAAGGGCGAAGATACCTTCCAGTTCTTCCTCAATGCCTACACCAGTGCGGTCGATCCGCACACGGACTACTTCACCCCGCGCACCGCCGAGAACTTCAACCAGGCGATGTCGCTGTCGCTGGAAGGCATCGGCGCGCAGCTGCAGCGCCAGGACGATGTGGTGGTGATCCGCGAGATCATCGCCGGTGGTCCCGCAGCGGTGGATGGCACCCTGAAGCCGGGCGACCGCATCGTCGGTGTCGGCCAGGGCACGTCCGGCGTGGTGGAGGATGTGATCGGCTGGCGCATCGATGACGTGGTGGCCAAGATCCGCGGCGCCAAGGACACCCAGGTGAAGCTGGAATTCATTCCCGCCGAAGCCGGTGTCGATGGCAAGCACCACACCCTGGTGCTGACCCGGCAGAAGGTGCGCCTGGCCGAACAGGCCGCCAAGGGCGAGACCATGACCATCCCGGCCAGCAATGGCGAGCCGGCGCGCAAGGTCGGCGTGATCAAGCTGCCGACGTTCTACCAGGATTTCGAAGGCCGCCGCCGCAACGCCACCGATTACGCCTCGGCGACCCGCGACGTGGCCAAGCTGCTGGCCGGTTTCAAGAACGACAAGCTGGACGGCGTGGTGCTGGACCTGCGCAACAACGGCGGTGGTTCGCTGGATGAAGCGATCGAACTGACCGGCCTGTTCATCGAGCAGGGGCCGGTGGTGCAGGTGCGCGAATCCGGCGGCCGGGTGACCGTGAACAGCGACCGCAACCAGGGCGTGGCATGGGATGGCCCGCTGGCGGTGCTGATCAACCGCGGCTCGGCCTCGGCCTCGGAGATCTTTGCCGGCGCCATCCAGGACTATGGCCGTGGCCTGGTGATCGGTGAGACCAGCTTCGGCAAGGGTACGGTGCAGAACATCGTGGACCTGGACCGCTGGCCGAGTGGCGAGACCCAGCGCTTCGGCCAGGTGAAGCTGACCATCGCCCAGTTCTTCCGCATCAGCGGCAGCAGCACCCAGCACAAGGGCGTGGTGCCGGACCTGGCCTTCCCGGCCAGCGTGGATGCCACCGAGTTCGGTGAAAGCACCTACGACAACGCATTGCCGTGGACCCGCATCGCCGCCGTGCCGCACACCCAGTACGGCAACTTCGCACCGCTGCTGCCGAAGCTGGAAACCCGCCACGACGCACGTATCGTCACCGACAAGGAATTCCAGTGGTGGAACGAGGACGTGCAGCAGTTCCGCAGCGAGGCCGCGAAGAAGTACGTGTCGCTGAACGAAGCCACCCGCCGCGCCGAACGCGAGCGCCAGGACGCGCAGCGCAAGGAACGCCAGATCGTGCGCAAGGAACTGGGCCTGGCCCTGGACCCGCTGGCCGATGACAGCAGCGACGATGGCCTGACCGGCAACGAGCGCGACATCGTCAAGGATGCCGCGCGCGAGAAGGCCGCCGAGAAGCGTCCGGACCCGCTGCTGCGTGAATCGGCCTCGATCCTGGCCGATGCGGTGAATCTGCTGGAGGCCGACCGCCCGCTGTCGGCGCAGGTGCTGCCGCAGTCCACCGCCGCAGGCCGCTGGGCCGACTGA